A stretch of Crossiella cryophila DNA encodes these proteins:
- a CDS encoding PrsW family intramembrane metalloprotease: MTITSPVAPRSGWTVLLRRPMFWAYLILLLFGLRSFAAGDLYAAGGAPIAALTAVLAQCLLVVLFTVLIRRLDLFEKEPPVLLALAFLWGAFIAPAVAAPANGALLSLAGKTGGASFAADWGAALAGPLSEEWLKGLGVVAILVIAREHLHRSLDGLVYGAMVGLGFEALENFGYAVNAALTDVNDDFSAALGSSVARLLFGVGAHVIFTGIAGFGLGYARTALDRSYGHRVLVAAGAVLTGYGLHVLWNSPLLGQLGVLGALAKYAVLVLLFALVYRYTARKEFAWFAATVHEEEPEIITPHEVYALRTGRARRKARRLARRQYGSVGAQRMHQLQDAQLALAIALENSPDHELDPSVDRARHDVRHARLALEQQGVR; this comes from the coding sequence GTGACGATCACCTCGCCGGTGGCCCCGCGCTCGGGCTGGACCGTGCTGCTGCGCCGCCCGATGTTCTGGGCCTACCTGATCCTGCTGCTCTTCGGCCTGCGCTCGTTCGCAGCCGGCGATCTCTACGCCGCGGGCGGGGCGCCGATCGCCGCGCTCACCGCGGTGCTGGCGCAGTGCCTGCTGGTGGTGCTGTTCACGGTGCTGATCCGGCGGCTGGATCTGTTCGAGAAGGAACCGCCGGTGCTGCTCGCGCTGGCCTTCCTGTGGGGCGCCTTCATCGCGCCGGCGGTGGCCGCCCCGGCCAACGGCGCGCTGCTCAGCCTGGCAGGCAAGACCGGCGGCGCGAGCTTCGCCGCGGACTGGGGCGCGGCGCTGGCCGGTCCGCTCTCCGAGGAGTGGCTCAAGGGGCTCGGCGTGGTGGCCATCCTGGTGATCGCCCGCGAGCACCTGCACCGGTCGCTGGACGGGCTGGTCTACGGCGCCATGGTCGGGCTGGGCTTCGAGGCGCTGGAGAACTTCGGCTACGCGGTCAACGCCGCGCTCACCGACGTCAACGACGACTTCTCCGCCGCGCTGGGCAGTTCGGTGGCCCGGCTGCTGTTCGGGGTCGGCGCGCACGTGATCTTCACCGGCATCGCCGGGTTCGGCCTCGGCTACGCGCGCACCGCGCTCGACCGCTCCTACGGGCACCGGGTGCTGGTCGCGGCCGGGGCGGTGCTGACCGGGTACGGACTGCACGTGCTGTGGAACTCCCCGCTGCTCGGGCAGCTCGGCGTGCTCGGCGCGCTGGCCAAGTACGCGGTGCTGGTGCTGTTGTTCGCGCTGGTCTACCGGTACACCGCGCGCAAGGAGTTCGCCTGGTTCGCCGCCACCGTGCACGAGGAGGAACCGGAGATCATCACCCCGCACGAGGTGTACGCGTTGCGCACCGGCCGGGCCAGGCGCAAGGCCCGCCGACTGGCCAGGCGGCAGTACGGAAGCGTTGGCGCGCAACGGATGCATCAGCTCCAAGATGCGCAGCTGGCACTGGCCATCGCGCTGGAGAACAGCCCGGACCACGAGCTGGACCCCTCCGTCGACCGGGCCCGGCACGACGTGCGGCATGCTCGTCTCGCCCTGGAGCAGCAAGGAGTCCGATGA
- a CDS encoding anti-sigma-D factor RsdA — protein MAEQHNQGDVELARRRAGALAPEDPLTTDHGEVDGPVDLMAVRADDMLLDSLSAAHLDSNRSIGDQELSALLLSWRRDVDAEPIGELVDLDTALATIEAAKTQSRRRHRFLIPLATAAAVLAIGFTGVGLAARSAEPGDTLWGLTRVLYADHARSVEAAASVRADLDIATNALRQGRPDIAKAALDRAAAALAAVAAEDGKDTLAQQHDTLKEQVGEPPAPNTGNPSPVQPPPVVAATTTSKSEPPPPPSPSTTTPPATTTVPTSTTPPSSTTSTSPSEAPTGSGGNSSSGGGRSTENNPPPPPPPPPPATAPQTVQETPAAVDN, from the coding sequence ATGGCCGAGCAGCACAACCAAGGTGACGTCGAACTGGCACGGCGGCGCGCCGGGGCACTGGCGCCCGAGGACCCGTTGACCACCGACCACGGCGAGGTCGACGGCCCGGTCGACCTGATGGCGGTCCGTGCGGACGACATGCTGCTGGACAGCCTGTCCGCCGCGCACCTGGACTCGAATCGCTCCATCGGCGATCAGGAACTCTCCGCACTGCTGCTGTCCTGGCGACGGGACGTGGACGCGGAGCCGATCGGCGAGCTGGTCGACCTGGACACCGCGCTGGCCACCATCGAGGCGGCCAAGACGCAGAGCCGTCGCCGCCACCGTTTTCTCATCCCGCTGGCCACCGCCGCCGCGGTGCTCGCGATCGGGTTCACCGGGGTCGGCCTCGCGGCCCGCTCCGCCGAACCCGGCGACACCCTCTGGGGACTGACCAGGGTGCTCTACGCCGACCACGCCCGGTCGGTGGAGGCCGCCGCCTCGGTGCGCGCGGACCTGGACATCGCCACCAACGCGTTGCGGCAGGGCAGGCCGGACATCGCCAAGGCCGCGCTGGACCGGGCCGCCGCCGCGCTGGCCGCGGTCGCGGCCGAGGACGGCAAGGACACCCTGGCCCAGCAGCACGACACGCTCAAGGAACAGGTCGGCGAGCCGCCTGCGCCGAACACCGGCAACCCGTCCCCGGTGCAGCCGCCGCCGGTGGTCGCGGCGACCACCACCTCCAAGTCGGAGCCACCACCGCCGCCGAGCCCGAGCACCACCACCCCGCCCGCGACCACCACGGTGCCGACCAGCACCACGCCGCCGTCGAGCACCACGAGCACCTCGCCGTCCGAGGCGCCAACCGGCAGCGGCGGCAACAGCAGCAGCGGTGGCGGTCGCAGCACCGAGAACAACCCGCCGCCACCACCGCCTCCGCCGCCACCGGCCACCGCGCCGCAGACGGTCCAGGAGACCCCGGCGGCTGTGGACAACTGA
- a CDS encoding sigma-70 family RNA polymerase sigma factor, which produces MTNTGDGLDAVVGAAIGGDRESIGRLLASIRPLVVRYCRARVGRQERSYASADDVAQEVCLAVLTALPSYRDQGRPFLAFVYGIAAHKVADAHRSAARNRSEPVPEVPDAPETEAGPEQRAMHGELSERMAQLLRVLPAKQREILLLRVVVGLSAEETADAVGSTPGAVRVAQHRALARLRKTLAPEEVV; this is translated from the coding sequence ATGACCAACACGGGGGACGGACTGGACGCCGTCGTAGGCGCCGCGATCGGCGGCGACCGAGAGTCGATCGGCCGTCTGCTGGCGTCGATCCGTCCCTTGGTGGTGCGGTACTGCCGTGCCCGGGTAGGCAGGCAGGAACGTTCGTACGCTTCCGCGGACGATGTTGCCCAGGAGGTGTGTCTCGCCGTGTTGACGGCGTTGCCCAGCTACCGCGACCAGGGACGCCCGTTCCTGGCGTTTGTGTACGGCATTGCCGCGCACAAGGTGGCTGACGCGCATCGCAGCGCCGCCCGCAATCGGTCGGAACCGGTTCCCGAGGTGCCAGACGCCCCGGAGACCGAAGCCGGTCCCGAACAGCGGGCCATGCACGGTGAGCTGTCCGAACGGATGGCCCAGTTGCTCCGGGTGCTGCCCGCGAAGCAACGGGAGATCCTGCTTCTCCGGGTGGTCGTCGGGCTGTCCGCCGAGGAGACCGCGGACGCGGTCGGCTCGACCCCGGGAGCAGTGCGGGTGGCCCAGCACCGGGCACTCGCCAGGCTCCGCAAGACCTTGGCACCGGAGGAGGTGGTCTGA
- a CDS encoding response regulator transcription factor: MTTVLICDDRRSVREGLTRVMSAVPGVSRIDCVGHGDELLARFSRQAVDVVLVGTQRAVPTGVEATRRLVSAHPQANVIVFGAPDDAGSIAAAIAGGARGYLRWDASRPELVAALAHTLASTSVPAPRQPSDPGVQLTERELQVLRGMSQGKSNGQIGRELYLSEDTVKTHARRLFRKLGVRDRAQAVAHGFRRGLVS; the protein is encoded by the coding sequence GTGACGACGGTCTTGATCTGTGATGACCGGCGAAGCGTCCGGGAGGGTCTCACTCGCGTGATGTCGGCCGTCCCTGGGGTCAGCCGCATCGACTGTGTCGGTCACGGCGACGAGCTGCTCGCGCGCTTCTCCCGGCAGGCGGTCGACGTCGTCCTGGTGGGAACCCAGCGCGCGGTGCCGACCGGGGTGGAGGCCACTCGGCGTCTCGTCTCGGCGCACCCGCAGGCCAACGTGATCGTGTTCGGCGCTCCGGACGACGCGGGCAGCATCGCCGCGGCCATCGCCGGCGGCGCCCGCGGCTACCTGCGCTGGGACGCCTCGCGGCCCGAACTGGTCGCCGCGCTGGCGCACACCCTGGCGAGCACCTCGGTGCCCGCTCCCCGGCAGCCCTCCGACCCCGGCGTTCAGCTCACCGAGCGTGAACTCCAGGTGCTGCGGGGCATGAGCCAGGGCAAGAGCAACGGACAGATCGGTCGCGAGCTGTACCTGTCCGAGGACACGGTGAAGACGCACGCGCGGCGGTTGTTCCGCAAGCTCGGCGTCCGGGACCGCGCCCAGGCGGTCGCGCACGGTTTCCGCCGCGGTCTGGTCTCCTGA
- a CDS encoding MerR family transcriptional regulator: protein MAAMAARLGVAPATLRTWDRRYGLGPGGHTTGRHRRYGPADIARLERMHRALLRGAAPAEAARYARSTAEDIEPPAETPRSSAHRIGRGLRLPGAGRRARGLGRALLAMDAAAAQEVLAEAIAEDGVTRTWELLAGPVLAALADRGLPPVSHLAGQCVRAALAAAEVGAPLPVTDNPVLLFCADPGALPPQVLAAALAQRGIPRTILLAAFPAEALAALVRRLSPAAILLWAGCPEQAEPRFFHRTKGRVPLFAAGPGWAEIDLPPQVRRVGGPGDAVQRLAASLG, encoded by the coding sequence GTGGCCGCGATGGCCGCCCGGCTCGGCGTGGCCCCGGCCACCCTGCGCACCTGGGACCGCCGCTACGGCCTCGGCCCCGGCGGGCACACCACCGGACGGCACCGTCGCTACGGCCCGGCCGACATCGCCCGGCTGGAGCGGATGCACCGCGCGCTGCTGCGCGGGGCCGCCCCGGCCGAGGCCGCCCGCTACGCCCGCAGCACCGCCGAGGACATCGAGCCGCCCGCCGAGACCCCGCGGAGTTCGGCGCACCGGATCGGCCGCGGCCTGCGGCTGCCCGGGGCAGGCCGCCGGGCCAGGGGGCTGGGCCGGGCGCTGCTGGCCATGGACGCCGCCGCCGCGCAGGAGGTGCTGGCCGAGGCGATCGCCGAGGACGGGGTGACCCGCACCTGGGAGCTGCTGGCCGGGCCGGTGCTGGCCGCGCTGGCCGACCGCGGGCTGCCGCCGGTGAGCCACCTGGCCGGGCAGTGCGTGCGGGCCGCGCTGGCCGCAGCCGAGGTGGGCGCCCCGCTGCCGGTCACCGACAACCCGGTGCTGCTGTTCTGCGCCGACCCCGGCGCGCTGCCGCCGCAGGTGCTGGCCGCCGCGCTGGCCCAGCGCGGCATCCCGCGCACGATACTGCTGGCCGCCTTCCCGGCCGAGGCGCTGGCCGCGCTGGTGCGCAGGCTGTCCCCGGCCGCGATCCTGCTCTGGGCGGGCTGCCCCGAACAGGCCGAGCCGCGCTTCTTCCACCGGACCAAGGGCCGGGTCCCGCTGTTCGCGGCCGGACCCGGCTGGGCCGAGATCGACCTGCCACCCCAGGTGCGCCGGGTGGGCGGCCCGGGTGACGCGGTGCAACGACTGGCAGCATCGCTGGGGTGA
- a CDS encoding WhiB family transcriptional regulator, which translates to MADTRRLPGPNADLWDWQLRGSCRGMDSAFFFHPDGERGPARARREAKAKAVCEACPVLAQCRRHALAVQEPYGIWGGMSEAERESIISNRRRKLALTPASA; encoded by the coding sequence ATGGCTGACACCCGGCGACTCCCCGGCCCGAACGCGGACCTGTGGGACTGGCAATTGCGCGGCTCCTGCCGCGGTATGGACAGTGCGTTCTTCTTCCACCCCGACGGTGAGCGGGGACCAGCAAGGGCACGGCGCGAGGCCAAGGCCAAAGCGGTGTGCGAGGCGTGCCCAGTGCTCGCCCAGTGTCGTCGGCACGCCCTCGCCGTCCAGGAGCCGTACGGCATCTGGGGCGGTATGTCGGAGGCCGAACGAGAGTCGATCATCAGCAACCGCCGGCGCAAGCTGGCCCTGACCCCAGCTTCGGCCTGA
- the groL gene encoding chaperonin GroEL (60 kDa chaperone family; promotes refolding of misfolded polypeptides especially under stressful conditions; forms two stacked rings of heptamers to form a barrel-shaped 14mer; ends can be capped by GroES; misfolded proteins enter the barrel where they are refolded when GroES binds), whose product MAKHISFDEQARRALERGVNQLADAVKVTLGPRGRHVVLDKKFGGPTVTNDGVTIAREIDLPDAFENLGAQLAKTVATKTNDVAGDGTTTATVLAQAMVRVGLRNVAAGANPASLGRGIQAASDAVVEALKARATPVKGRDNIAQVGTVASRDESIGALLGEAIERVGEDGVITVEESSSLLTELEVTEGVQFDKGYISAYFATDAEAQEAVLEDAFVLLHRDKISALADLLPVLEKTVEAGKPLLIVAEDVEGEALSTLVVNSLRKTLRVTAVKAPYFGDRRKAFLDDLAAVTGGQVVAPEVGLKLSEVGLEVLGKVRRVVVTKDTTTIVDGGGEKADLEARVEQIRREIEASDSDWDREKLEERLAKLAGGVAVIKVGAATETELKERKHRIEDAVAATKAAVEEGIVPGGGSALVHAAKELAGNLGLTGDEATGVAIVREALNAPLYWIAANGGLEGSVVVHKVQEGEWGQGFNAATLTYGDLIAAGVVDPVKVTRSAVANAASIARMVLTTEASVVEKRDDEPAGGHGHGHGHGH is encoded by the coding sequence ATGGCTAAGCACATCAGCTTCGACGAGCAGGCTCGCCGCGCGCTCGAGCGTGGGGTGAACCAGCTGGCCGACGCGGTCAAGGTCACCCTTGGCCCGCGTGGTCGCCACGTCGTGCTGGACAAGAAGTTCGGTGGGCCCACCGTCACCAACGACGGCGTGACCATCGCGCGTGAGATCGACCTGCCGGACGCGTTCGAGAACCTGGGCGCGCAGCTGGCCAAGACCGTGGCCACCAAGACCAACGACGTGGCAGGCGACGGCACCACCACCGCCACCGTGCTCGCCCAGGCCATGGTCCGGGTGGGTCTGCGCAACGTGGCCGCCGGCGCGAACCCGGCCTCGCTGGGCCGTGGCATCCAGGCCGCCTCCGACGCCGTGGTGGAGGCGCTCAAGGCGCGTGCCACCCCGGTCAAGGGCCGCGACAACATCGCCCAGGTCGGCACCGTCGCCTCCCGCGACGAGTCGATCGGCGCGCTGCTCGGCGAGGCCATCGAGCGGGTGGGCGAGGACGGTGTGATCACCGTCGAGGAGTCCTCCAGCCTGCTCACCGAGCTCGAGGTCACCGAGGGGGTGCAGTTCGACAAGGGCTACATCTCCGCCTACTTCGCCACCGACGCCGAGGCGCAGGAGGCCGTGCTGGAGGACGCCTTCGTCCTGCTGCACCGCGACAAGATCTCCGCGCTGGCCGATCTGCTGCCGGTGCTGGAGAAGACCGTCGAGGCCGGTAAGCCGCTGCTGATCGTGGCCGAGGACGTCGAGGGCGAGGCGCTGTCCACCCTGGTGGTCAACTCCCTGCGCAAGACGCTGCGGGTCACCGCGGTCAAGGCGCCGTACTTCGGCGACCGCCGCAAGGCGTTCCTGGACGACCTCGCCGCCGTCACCGGTGGTCAGGTCGTGGCCCCCGAGGTCGGCCTGAAGCTGTCCGAGGTCGGGCTCGAGGTGCTCGGCAAGGTCCGCCGGGTCGTGGTCACCAAGGACACCACCACCATCGTCGACGGTGGTGGCGAGAAGGCCGACCTCGAGGCTCGGGTGGAGCAGATCCGCCGCGAGATCGAGGCCTCCGACTCCGACTGGGACCGCGAGAAGCTCGAGGAGCGGCTGGCCAAGCTGGCCGGTGGCGTCGCGGTGATCAAGGTCGGCGCGGCCACCGAGACCGAGCTGAAGGAGCGCAAGCACCGCATCGAGGACGCGGTCGCCGCCACCAAGGCCGCGGTCGAGGAGGGCATCGTGCCCGGCGGCGGTTCCGCCCTGGTGCACGCGGCCAAGGAGCTGGCCGGCAACCTCGGCCTGACCGGCGACGAGGCCACCGGTGTGGCCATCGTGCGCGAGGCGCTGAACGCGCCGCTGTACTGGATCGCGGCCAACGGCGGGCTGGAAGGCTCGGTCGTGGTGCACAAGGTCCAGGAAGGCGAGTGGGGCCAGGGCTTCAACGCGGCCACCCTCACCTACGGCGACCTGATCGCCGCCGGTGTGGTCGACCCGGTCAAGGTCACCCGCTCCGCGGTGGCCAACGCCGCCTCCATCGCCCGGATGGTGCTCACCACCGAGGCGTCCGTGGTGGAGAAGCGGGACGACGAGCCCGCCGGTGGCCACGGCCACGGGCACGGGCACGGCCACTGA
- the groES gene encoding co-chaperone GroES, whose protein sequence is MSVNIKPLEDKILVQASEAETTTASGIVIPDTAKEKPQEGSVLAVGPGRVDDKGNRVPVDVNVGDVVIYSKYGGTEVKYNGEEYLILSARDVLAVIQK, encoded by the coding sequence GTGAGCGTGAACATCAAGCCGCTCGAGGACAAGATCCTCGTCCAGGCGAGCGAGGCCGAGACGACGACCGCGTCCGGCATCGTCATCCCGGACACCGCCAAGGAGAAGCCCCAGGAGGGCTCCGTCCTGGCCGTTGGGCCGGGTCGCGTGGACGACAAGGGCAACCGAGTCCCCGTCGACGTCAACGTCGGCGATGTCGTCATCTACTCCAAGTACGGTGGCACCGAGGTCAAGTACAACGGCGAGGAGTACCTGATCCTCTCCGCCCGCGACGTGCTGGCCGTCATCCAGAAGTGA
- a CDS encoding tetratricopeptide repeat protein, translated as MSWLDDRLRRAERDGATAMQWNELGMALADQKRWPAAEDCFRRAIAAGGEHAHYNLGNVLRQRYLPGRDRDLLRAAVHSYRKAVVAGCLEAHQALGMALIELGQYTEEAREQLAVAARLGDRWAVMGQAQLAEADGEPGEQERLLRGLLADEDPVLADCARAELGIVLRFDTRAAEAETLLAEGAAGGQRHSAYQYALLLDEDWHAADRAEPAFRRAIDLGERQALLKLGRLLRRNHRARDAVAVFTEAATAGLSEAYAQLARAHRDLGERQEMFAALDLGMGLGDAETFFEAAEIAELDDRRTEAEQILWRAMAELVHPGDLAMARVQLADQLIDTGREPAGVELLRAGIAAGESEAVNSLGNYYSEHLGDSAAAEEIYRTAIAGGDDLARYNLAHLLWADGRLAEAETELLGLVTAGEPGAYRDLAELATARGLAAEAERYRSLIPRGRR; from the coding sequence ATGAGCTGGCTGGATGACCGGCTGCGCCGGGCAGAGCGCGACGGGGCCACCGCCATGCAGTGGAACGAACTGGGCATGGCGCTGGCCGACCAGAAGCGCTGGCCCGCCGCGGAGGACTGCTTCCGCCGGGCCATCGCCGCCGGTGGCGAGCACGCCCACTACAACCTCGGCAACGTGCTGCGCCAGCGCTACCTGCCCGGCCGGGACCGCGACCTGCTGCGCGCGGCCGTGCACAGCTACCGCAAGGCCGTGGTGGCCGGCTGCCTGGAGGCGCACCAGGCACTGGGCATGGCGCTGATCGAACTCGGCCAGTACACCGAGGAGGCCCGCGAACAGCTCGCCGTGGCCGCCCGGCTCGGCGACCGGTGGGCGGTGATGGGCCAGGCCCAGCTCGCCGAGGCCGACGGCGAACCCGGTGAGCAGGAGCGGCTGCTGCGCGGGCTGCTCGCCGACGAGGACCCGGTGCTGGCCGACTGCGCCCGCGCCGAACTGGGCATCGTGCTGCGCTTCGACACCCGCGCCGCCGAGGCCGAGACCTTGCTCGCCGAGGGCGCCGCCGGTGGCCAGCGGCACTCCGCCTACCAGTACGCGCTGCTGCTGGACGAGGACTGGCACGCCGCGGACCGGGCCGAACCCGCCTTCCGCCGGGCCATCGACCTCGGCGAGCGGCAGGCCCTGCTCAAGCTCGGCCGCCTGCTCCGCCGCAACCACCGGGCCAGGGACGCGGTCGCGGTCTTCACCGAGGCCGCCACCGCCGGACTGTCCGAGGCCTACGCCCAGCTCGCCCGCGCCCACCGTGACCTGGGCGAACGCCAGGAGATGTTCGCCGCCCTGGACCTGGGCATGGGCCTTGGCGACGCGGAGACCTTCTTCGAGGCGGCCGAGATCGCCGAACTCGACGACCGGCGCACCGAGGCCGAGCAGATCCTGTGGCGGGCGATGGCCGAGCTGGTGCACCCCGGCGACCTGGCCATGGCCCGGGTGCAGCTGGCCGACCAGCTCATCGACACCGGCCGCGAGCCCGCCGGGGTGGAACTGCTGCGCGCGGGCATCGCCGCCGGGGAGAGCGAGGCGGTCAACTCCCTCGGCAACTACTACAGCGAGCACCTCGGCGACTCCGCCGCGGCCGAGGAGATCTACCGCACGGCCATCGCCGGCGGGGACGACCTGGCCCGGTACAACCTGGCGCACCTGCTCTGGGCCGACGGCAGGCTGGCCGAGGCCGAGACCGAACTGCTGGGTCTGGTCACGGCGGGCGAGCCGGGTGCGTATCGTGACCTCGCGGAACTCGCCACGGCCAGGGGGCTGGCAGCGGAGGCGGAGAGATACCGCTCACTCATTCCCAGGGGTCGTCGTTGA
- a CDS encoding alkaline phosphatase D family protein — translation MRVTRRTALLGSAATLALTTALPAVAAPSRKLIGPFTLGIASGDPTPDGVVLWTRLAVSPLNEDGLGGMPDRVVPVHWEVAEDERFRRIARRGVAHARPEAAHTVHVEVGGLRAGREYWYRFRTGGEISPVGRTRTAPGPEVLRTELTMCFASCSKYEDGHFTAYRRLAEDHPDLVLHLGDYQYEYQGKAGDIRQVLGPETTTLAGYRQRHAQYKTDPDLQLAHATAPFLVVWDDHETENNWADEVPEQPDPHFLTRRAAAFQAYYENMPLRRGAKPNGIDLQLYRRIRWGGLVDFHMLDTRQYRDDQACGDGVRVDCAARLDPARTITGAAQERWLLDGLRGSRARWNVLGQQVFFAGLDYTAGPQKGFHMDSWGGYVASRNKIAAGLAQTRNGVVLTGDVHQHWAADIPVVFDEGSSRTAGVELVTTSITSGRDGSDKVNETTLAENPHVKFNSNRRGYVRTRFTADELRADFRTLPYVTKPDAPATTAASFVVRDREPGLHRA, via the coding sequence ATGCGAGTGACCCGACGCACCGCCTTGCTCGGCAGCGCCGCGACCCTGGCCCTGACCACCGCGCTACCCGCGGTGGCCGCCCCCTCCCGCAAGCTGATCGGCCCGTTCACCCTGGGCATCGCCTCCGGCGACCCGACCCCCGACGGCGTGGTGCTGTGGACCCGGCTGGCGGTGTCCCCGCTCAACGAGGACGGGCTGGGCGGCATGCCGGACCGGGTGGTCCCGGTGCACTGGGAGGTGGCCGAGGACGAGCGGTTCCGCCGGATCGCCCGGCGCGGGGTGGCGCACGCCCGGCCGGAAGCCGCGCACACCGTGCACGTGGAGGTCGGCGGCCTGCGCGCGGGCCGGGAGTACTGGTACCGGTTCCGCACCGGCGGCGAGATCTCCCCGGTCGGCCGGACCCGCACCGCGCCAGGTCCCGAGGTGCTGCGCACCGAGCTGACCATGTGCTTCGCCTCCTGCTCGAAGTACGAGGACGGCCACTTCACCGCCTACCGGCGGCTGGCCGAGGACCACCCGGACCTGGTCCTGCACCTGGGCGACTACCAGTACGAGTACCAGGGCAAGGCGGGCGACATCCGTCAGGTGCTCGGCCCGGAGACCACCACCCTGGCCGGCTACCGGCAGCGGCACGCCCAGTACAAGACCGACCCGGACCTCCAGCTCGCGCACGCCACCGCGCCCTTCCTGGTGGTCTGGGACGATCATGAAACGGAGAACAACTGGGCCGACGAGGTCCCCGAGCAGCCGGACCCGCACTTCCTGACCCGCCGCGCGGCCGCGTTCCAGGCCTACTACGAGAACATGCCGCTGCGCCGCGGTGCCAAGCCCAACGGCATCGACCTCCAGCTCTACCGGCGGATCCGCTGGGGCGGGCTGGTCGACTTCCACATGCTCGACACCCGGCAGTACCGCGACGACCAGGCCTGCGGCGACGGGGTGCGGGTGGACTGCGCGGCCCGGCTGGACCCGGCCCGCACCATCACCGGCGCGGCCCAGGAACGCTGGCTGCTCGACGGCCTGCGCGGGTCGAGGGCGCGCTGGAACGTGCTGGGCCAGCAGGTCTTCTTCGCCGGGCTGGACTACACCGCCGGTCCGCAGAAGGGGTTCCACATGGACTCCTGGGGCGGGTACGTGGCCAGCCGGAACAAGATCGCCGCCGGGCTCGCGCAGACCCGCAACGGCGTGGTGCTCACCGGCGACGTGCACCAGCACTGGGCCGCCGACATCCCGGTGGTCTTCGACGAGGGGTCCTCGAGGACGGCGGGCGTCGAGCTGGTGACCACTTCGATCACCAGCGGCCGGGACGGCAGCGACAAGGTCAACGAGACCACGCTCGCGGAGAACCCGCACGTGAAGTTCAACAGCAACCGGCGCGGGTACGTGCGGACCAGGTTCACCGCCGACGAGCTGCGCGCGGACTTCCGCACCCTGCCGTACGTGACCAAGCCGGACGCCCCGGCCACGACCGCGGCCAGCTTCGTGGTGCGGGACCGGGAGCCCGGTCTGCACCGCGCCTGA
- a CDS encoding M50 family metallopeptidase yields the protein MDFWERLISVQPAPPQWVVLVTALVALIVVLANGPWLLARNVVTIVHEAGHGLIAVLVGRRLSGIRLHSDTSGVTTSRGKPTGLGMILTVLAGYIAPSLLGLGLAALLGAGMITLLLWVCTALLLLVLIMIRNVYGALLLLVTGGALVAISVLADSAVQAGFAYLVTWFLLIGGVRPVPELQRKRRRGRARDSDADQLARLTGLPGILWVTVFGLVALGALALGGSWLLAEVLDGWSLRP from the coding sequence GTGGACTTCTGGGAACGGCTGATCAGTGTGCAACCGGCGCCGCCGCAGTGGGTCGTACTGGTGACGGCGTTGGTCGCGCTGATCGTCGTGCTGGCCAACGGGCCGTGGCTGCTGGCGCGCAACGTGGTGACGATCGTGCACGAGGCCGGGCACGGGCTGATCGCGGTGCTGGTCGGACGGCGGTTGAGTGGCATCCGGCTGCACTCGGACACCTCAGGGGTGACCACCTCCAGGGGCAAACCGACCGGCCTCGGCATGATCCTCACCGTGCTGGCCGGCTACATCGCGCCGTCCCTGCTCGGCCTCGGCCTGGCCGCACTGCTCGGCGCGGGCATGATCACGCTGTTGCTGTGGGTGTGCACCGCGTTGCTGCTGCTGGTGCTGATCATGATCCGCAATGTCTACGGCGCACTGTTGCTGCTGGTCACCGGCGGCGCGCTGGTGGCGATCTCGGTGCTGGCCGACAGTGCGGTGCAGGCCGGGTTCGCCTACCTGGTGACCTGGTTCCTGCTCATCGGCGGGGTGCGGCCGGTGCCGGAGCTGCAGCGCAAGCGGCGGCGGGGCCGGGCCAGGGACTCCGACGCGGACCAGCTGGCCCGGCTCACCGGCCTGCCCGGGATCCTCTGGGTCACCGTGTTCGGGCTGGTGGCGCTGGGTGCGCTGGCCCTTGGCGGGAGCTGGCTGCTGGCCGAGGTGCTGGACGGCTGGTCGCTGCGGCCGTGA